From the Solanum pennellii chromosome 4, SPENNV200 genome, one window contains:
- the LOC107017123 gene encoding uncharacterized protein LOC107017123: MNISGSECSSGCESGWTMYLDQFSADQYNNNRRDISHNNNNNNNIPPYGINYKTEYVNDDEEEEDEDMSMVSDASSGPPHFHEDYCFDENGYIFYPSASQNTQKNKEKRKINEQKVKKQSIYLDDTASSPFSNFPKDERCYNDRTSMEMVTGFSKTHSKGKSVLGKHFGFLKTSVSGRTSSEKSSGLKGRKRQ; this comes from the exons ATGAATATTTCAGGTTCTGAATGTAGCAGTGGTTGTGAATCTGGATGGACAATGTACTTAGATCAATTTTCAGCAGATCAATACAACAATAACAGAAGAGATATTagccataataataataataataataatattcctCCATATGGTATTAATTATAAAACAGAGTATGttaatgatgatgaagaagaagaagatgaagatatgTCTATGGTTTCTGATGCCTCTTCTGGTCCACCACATTTTCATGAAGATTATTGTTTTGATGAAAatggatatattttttatccatcTGCTTCTCAAAAcactcaaaaaaataaagaaaagaggaaaattaATGAACAAAAAGTCAAAAAACAGAGTATTTATCTTGATGACACTGCTAGTTCTCCTTTTTCTAATTTCCCTAAG GATGAAAGATGTTATAATGATAGAACTTCCATGGAGATGGTAACTGGTTTCTCTAAAACACATTCAAAG GGTAAATCTGTTTTGGGAAAGCATTTTGGATTCTTGAAAACATCTGTGAGTGGAAGAACTTCATCAGAAAAATCTA GTGGATTGAAGGGAAGAAAGAGGCAATAA